In Leptolyngbya sp. SIO1E4, one DNA window encodes the following:
- a CDS encoding GIY-YIG nuclease family protein, which produces MPPQAALSPLADLPFCPYLNHEGGLPTDLQRQIGIYAIFDRDQSLRYVGYSRDVYQSLKQHLVRQPEACWWYKLQAIDRPSRSTLEAWRQAWITESGDFSLSPEEEAAWADAIDAKQTMTAAEQAEYAALGEIEQIKYLKKVARRLEAQIVKTLETRGVKMDLRFNPKLKEEGLLDLK; this is translated from the coding sequence ATGCCCCCTCAAGCTGCTTTATCGCCCCTGGCTGACCTGCCATTTTGCCCTTATCTGAATCACGAGGGTGGTCTCCCGACTGATTTGCAACGTCAGATTGGGATTTATGCCATCTTCGATCGCGACCAGTCGCTACGGTATGTGGGGTATTCCCGAGATGTTTACCAAAGTCTCAAGCAACATCTCGTACGCCAACCCGAAGCCTGTTGGTGGTACAAGCTGCAAGCGATCGACCGGCCTAGCCGTAGCACCCTAGAAGCTTGGCGACAAGCTTGGATCACGGAAAGCGGTGATTTTTCCTTAAGCCCTGAAGAGGAAGCTGCCTGGGCCGACGCGATTGATGCCAAGCAGACCATGACAGCAGCAGAGCAAGCTGAGTATGCCGCCCTTGGGGAAATTGAGCAGATTAAATACCTGAAAAAGGTGGCTCGACGCCTGGAAGCCCAAATTGTCAAAACGCTAGAGACCCGAGGAGTCAAAATGGATTTGCGGTTTAATCCTAAGCTCAAAGAAGAGGGGCTCTTAGACCTAAAGTAG
- a CDS encoding CapA family protein produces MPEADTSLPVLPEPGNIPLVPPPLLRPITRQTGLGAAASLLAAPPAPTVAVTLKAVGDIIPGTNYPNYRLPEDPNYLFNSVKPFLGETDILFGNFESTLTDYPYSAKDISRGMTFAFRTPPSFATVLQDAGFDVLSVANNHSFDFAEAGFNDTIAFIEQAGMHAVGRKGQIVTVEANEYAIAFIGFSYLADHNSMHDLATATALVQTAEEQADIVVISVHAGAEGTDALSVKDRTEFFFSENRGNLVQFSRAMVDAGADVILGHGPHVPRALELYQDRLIAYSLGNFLGYRTLSTVGPLGTSLILQLEMDETGNFMGGRVIPVALDPNGVPYIDNFFQSVALVRQLTAQDFPNTALEIDEMGYILRTQQ; encoded by the coding sequence ATGCCTGAGGCAGATACTTCTCTTCCGGTATTACCGGAACCCGGGAATATTCCCCTTGTCCCGCCTCCATTGCTGCGGCCCATCACACGACAAACCGGATTGGGCGCTGCAGCCTCGCTGCTGGCGGCACCGCCAGCGCCGACGGTTGCGGTTACCCTCAAGGCCGTCGGTGACATCATTCCAGGGACGAATTATCCCAATTACCGGCTGCCAGAGGATCCTAACTACCTGTTCAATAGTGTTAAGCCCTTTCTGGGGGAAACCGATATCCTCTTCGGCAACTTTGAGAGTACTTTGACCGATTATCCCTACAGCGCCAAAGATATTAGCCGGGGTATGACCTTTGCCTTTCGCACCCCCCCGAGCTTTGCCACGGTACTTCAAGACGCTGGGTTTGATGTTTTGAGCGTAGCCAATAACCATTCCTTTGATTTTGCTGAAGCGGGTTTCAACGATACCATCGCGTTCATAGAACAGGCTGGCATGCATGCGGTTGGCCGTAAAGGGCAAATCGTTACCGTCGAGGCCAATGAGTATGCGATCGCCTTTATCGGCTTTAGCTATCTAGCAGATCATAATTCCATGCATGATTTGGCCACGGCCACCGCCCTTGTCCAGACGGCTGAAGAACAGGCAGATATTGTGGTGATCTCGGTACACGCAGGTGCAGAAGGCACCGATGCCCTCTCTGTCAAAGACCGCACAGAGTTTTTCTTCTCAGAAAACCGGGGCAACCTGGTGCAGTTTTCCCGTGCCATGGTGGATGCGGGGGCCGATGTCATTTTGGGTCATGGCCCCCACGTGCCCAGGGCGTTAGAGCTTTATCAAGACAGGCTCATCGCCTACTCTTTAGGAAACTTTCTAGGCTATCGAACCCTGTCCACCGTTGGGCCGTTGGGCACTTCCTTGATTCTGCAACTTGAGATGGATGAGACCGGGAATTTTATGGGTGGACGCGTGATCCCCGTAGCGCTAGATCCCAATGGCGTTCCCTATATTGATAATTTTTTTCAGAGTGTCGCCCTGGTACGGCAACTTACAGCCCAAGATTTTCCCAATACAGCGCTCGAAATCGATGAGATGGGCTACATTCTGAGAACCCAGCAGTGA
- a CDS encoding SH3 domain-containing protein — protein MVLLLLAIAGSCRQQQSSPQSSLTASSPRDVPISRESSPPTTWPGLPQPSSASETEDSSSGQARGDGAEFAVITAQSSDAQVNVRSQPSQDAESIGYALVGDGVNLGRSEVAEDGHSWYAVTLQNTATAGWVRSDFLDIQSSIAEDQALAAVPQSDVLKEALDEHCGGPEAISAYFTTQNYIIYLCEVRGKLLYLSQEKGTSQVIVADETRALGGGYIIVNGNYEYRLDSRTFVVLRTDGHVEDTEIVREAVVHSERY, from the coding sequence ATGGTACTTCTATTGCTTGCGATCGCGGGCAGTTGTCGACAACAACAATCCTCCCCCCAATCCTCCCTGACGGCTTCCAGCCCGCGTGATGTGCCGATCTCCCGGGAGTCTTCTCCGCCGACAACCTGGCCAGGGTTGCCTCAGCCGTCTTCAGCCTCTGAGACTGAGGACAGCTCATCGGGACAGGCTAGGGGTGATGGGGCAGAGTTTGCGGTAATTACGGCCCAATCCTCGGATGCGCAGGTCAATGTGCGATCGCAACCATCCCAAGATGCAGAGTCTATCGGATATGCCCTGGTCGGGGATGGGGTGAATCTGGGGCGTTCAGAAGTTGCCGAAGATGGCCACAGTTGGTACGCCGTCACCCTACAGAACACGGCGACTGCCGGATGGGTGCGCAGTGACTTCCTGGATATTCAATCGTCTATTGCTGAAGACCAAGCACTGGCCGCAGTGCCCCAAAGCGATGTCCTCAAAGAAGCGCTAGATGAGCACTGCGGTGGCCCTGAGGCCATTAGCGCTTATTTCACGACACAAAACTACATTATCTATCTCTGCGAAGTCAGAGGTAAGCTGCTGTATCTATCCCAGGAAAAGGGAACGAGCCAAGTCATTGTTGCCGACGAAACCCGAGCCCTGGGAGGGGGCTACATTATCGTCAACGGCAACTATGAATATCGTCTCGACTCCAGAACCTTCGTGGTTTTGCGCACGGATGGCCATGTTGAAGATACCGAGATTGTGCGAGAGGCCGTGGTCCACTCAGAACGCTATTAG
- the hpnH gene encoding adenosyl-hopene transferase HpnH, with translation MGIHLQQAITVGKYLVTQRLKGRKKYPLVLMLEPLFRCNLACSGCGKIQHPKEILKQNLSPEACFAAVEECGAPVVSIPGGEPLLHPQIDEIVQGLVDRKKFVYLCTNGLLLEKSLDKFTPSSYFSFSVHLDGMKELHDHCVDRKGVFDIAISAIRAAKARGFRVTTNTTVFTGADPKEIQDLFDYLTTLGVDGMMVSPGYSYEWAPDQDSFLQRKQTKALFREILAPFYAGQKAWQFNHNPLFLDFLIGQKDYDCTPWGSPSYSVLGWQKPCYLLNEGHYPTFQELLDNTEWEQYGTKSGNPKCADCMVHCGYEPTAAVDAMQPQNMVRSLGSVFGAVQ, from the coding sequence ATGGGAATCCATCTACAGCAGGCGATTACAGTCGGGAAATACCTGGTCACTCAGCGCCTCAAAGGTCGGAAAAAATATCCTTTGGTGCTGATGCTAGAGCCGCTGTTTCGGTGTAATTTAGCGTGTTCTGGCTGTGGAAAAATTCAGCATCCTAAAGAAATTCTGAAACAAAATCTTTCTCCTGAAGCATGCTTTGCCGCTGTAGAAGAATGCGGTGCCCCAGTGGTTTCGATCCCAGGGGGAGAACCCCTACTTCATCCCCAGATCGATGAGATCGTGCAGGGCCTAGTTGATCGGAAAAAGTTCGTTTACCTGTGCACCAACGGGTTGCTACTAGAGAAAAGCCTTGATAAGTTTACACCCTCTTCTTACTTTAGCTTCAGTGTTCACCTAGATGGCATGAAAGAACTGCACGATCACTGCGTGGACCGCAAAGGGGTATTTGATATTGCGATCAGCGCCATTCGAGCGGCTAAAGCTCGGGGTTTCCGTGTGACAACCAATACCACCGTCTTTACCGGGGCTGATCCCAAAGAGATTCAAGATTTGTTTGACTACCTCACCACCCTGGGTGTGGATGGCATGATGGTATCTCCGGGGTATAGCTATGAATGGGCACCTGATCAAGATAGTTTCCTCCAGCGGAAGCAAACCAAGGCATTGTTCCGAGAAATCTTAGCGCCTTTTTACGCAGGTCAGAAAGCGTGGCAGTTTAATCACAATCCATTATTTCTGGATTTTCTCATTGGCCAAAAAGACTATGACTGCACCCCATGGGGTAGCCCCAGCTATAGCGTTCTGGGCTGGCAGAAGCCCTGCTATCTGCTGAATGAAGGGCACTACCCAACATTCCAAGAATTGCTCGACAACACAGAATGGGAGCAGTACGGCACGAAGAGCGGCAACCCTAAATGTGCTGATTGCATGGTTCACTGCGGTTACGAACCGACCGCTGCGGTTGATGCAATGCAGCCTCAGAACATGGTGCGATCGCTGGGGAGCGTTTTTGGTGCCGTCCAATAA
- a CDS encoding phytoene/squalene synthase family protein — protein MLSVSTALDLLKATSRTFYIPISLLPPKLQEAVASAYLCMRSIDQIEDHPTLDYAVKAKLLRQISLNLQAGTELSKVDDFAQGLSGFDRELEEVTLRIGEWALLAPDTIAPRIWDATAAMADRMAYWAERNWLVENEADLDRYTFSVAGVVGLMLSDLWAWYDGTETSRIQAIGFGRGLQAVNILRNHAEDLTRGVDFFPQGWTAEDMHCYAQRNLTLADAYTAALPKGPALLFCRIPLALAHATLHALSQGREKLSRSDVMAIVAPLSQIAS, from the coding sequence ATGCTTTCTGTCAGTACGGCACTGGACTTGCTAAAAGCGACTAGTCGAACTTTCTACATTCCCATTAGCTTATTACCGCCAAAACTGCAGGAGGCTGTCGCATCTGCCTACCTGTGTATGCGCTCAATTGATCAAATCGAGGATCATCCCACTTTGGATTACGCTGTCAAAGCCAAGCTGCTGAGGCAGATTAGCCTGAACTTGCAGGCCGGTACAGAGTTGTCTAAAGTTGATGATTTTGCCCAAGGGCTGAGCGGTTTTGATCGTGAACTTGAGGAGGTGACCCTACGGATTGGAGAATGGGCATTACTCGCACCCGATACCATCGCACCTCGGATTTGGGATGCCACAGCAGCGATGGCGGATCGCATGGCTTACTGGGCAGAGCGTAACTGGCTGGTGGAAAATGAAGCCGACCTCGATCGCTACACCTTTAGCGTGGCTGGGGTTGTTGGTTTAATGCTGTCAGATCTCTGGGCCTGGTATGACGGCACTGAAACTAGCCGCATTCAGGCAATCGGTTTTGGACGAGGGTTGCAGGCGGTGAATATCTTGCGCAACCATGCCGAAGATCTCACCCGGGGCGTTGATTTCTTCCCCCAGGGATGGACCGCAGAAGACATGCATTGCTACGCCCAACGCAATTTAACCCTGGCGGATGCCTACACGGCTGCCTTACCCAAAGGCCCAGCGCTGCTATTTTGTAGAATTCCACTGGCGCTGGCCCATGCCACTTTGCATGCCCTGTCTCAGGGGCGAGAAAAGCTCAGCCGCAGCGATGTGATGGCGATTGTGGCCCCCCTCAGTCAGATTGCTAGCTAG
- a CDS encoding efflux RND transporter permease subunit, whose amino-acid sequence MPRPNLDLIRERLNISRLAIQNSWLTVCCWMAIAVAGLFAFSSLKYALFPDITFPVVVVNATAPIETALESEAQLTIPLETALQPLAELNTIVSSTSAGRAVLNLRFRVGTSLADSTVAVEQAIVEADLPLEAEAEVTPLNLNEATAVSYELSSETLTLDALADVAEAEILPPLREIMGVLRVDLLGTGTQAEAETDAADGSFLAELENPATLIRFEREDALALQVVKQGDANTLEVVDLVETAIQQLQADFPEVQLTLAATQADYIRAATQSTIDSLLGAILIAVLVIFGFLRSWRATLITALAIPLSLLGTSIVMAVFGFNLETITLLALALVIGIIVDDAIVEIENIIRHIELGSSPRQAALLATQEIGLTVSASTLTIVAVFLPVALMGGTVGQFFKPFGLTVSAAVLTSLLVARTLSPVLAAYWLQPKAQSSTASEMATEATLEAADQRLPDLLAATGETVPTSRLERGYSQLLFWALHHRWIVVGVAIASFAAGIAIIPLIPQGFIPQLDRGEFYLNYTAPLPEIPPGIAPGVAADAPADLAQAPDLETAQALPVDPRGQILQQTLEEAELLEGTVVQIPEVASILTTVGGQGRPNEGRLYIKLQEDRDRDTAAVQAQLRQALSELDGDVTTSVEDVQFVDTGGEKPLQVALLGDDLVALKQAVTDIQTEVEDLSGFADVLVSGADNSADEIVEITRQGGQRVAYVSANLSQGKALGDATEQVVDIAQAVIPPGISLDLGGDSARIGEVLGSFSRTLVLGVVCMLVVLMIPFGRLLEPAVVGLSLPLSVVGAMIALLITQSNFGIVSLLGLLFLLGLLDKNALLLMDYANQLRRAGLKRTDAVLKTGLVRLRPILMTTASTVLGMVPIALGLGAGAELRQPMAVAIIGGLLTSTLLSLVVVPVLYTLLEDSWLRLTRRSS is encoded by the coding sequence ATGCCCCGCCCTAACCTTGATTTGATTCGAGAACGTCTAAATATTTCTAGGTTAGCTATCCAGAATTCTTGGCTGACGGTCTGCTGCTGGATGGCGATCGCAGTGGCTGGGCTGTTTGCCTTTAGCTCTCTGAAGTATGCGCTCTTTCCGGATATCACATTTCCGGTGGTGGTGGTGAATGCGACAGCACCCATCGAAACCGCTTTAGAGAGCGAGGCACAACTCACCATCCCCCTTGAAACAGCGCTGCAGCCGCTTGCTGAACTCAACACGATTGTGTCCTCAACCTCTGCGGGCCGGGCTGTGCTCAACCTGCGCTTTCGGGTGGGTACGTCGCTGGCAGACTCAACTGTTGCTGTTGAGCAAGCGATTGTAGAGGCTGATCTGCCGCTAGAGGCAGAGGCAGAGGTGACCCCCCTCAATCTCAATGAAGCCACTGCCGTCAGCTATGAGCTCTCTAGCGAAACACTCACCTTAGACGCCCTTGCCGATGTGGCTGAAGCGGAGATCTTGCCGCCGCTGCGAGAGATTATGGGGGTCTTGCGGGTCGATTTGCTGGGCACGGGTACTCAGGCAGAGGCCGAGACAGATGCTGCCGACGGCAGTTTTTTGGCTGAGTTAGAAAACCCTGCAACCTTGATTCGCTTCGAGCGTGAGGACGCGCTGGCTCTGCAGGTGGTGAAGCAGGGAGATGCTAATACCCTAGAGGTGGTCGATCTCGTGGAGACCGCGATTCAGCAACTCCAGGCAGACTTCCCAGAAGTCCAGCTGACTCTAGCGGCGACCCAGGCAGATTACATTCGCGCGGCCACACAGTCCACCATTGATTCGCTGCTGGGCGCGATTTTGATTGCGGTGCTGGTAATTTTTGGATTTTTGCGCAGCTGGCGAGCCACATTGATTACGGCACTAGCCATTCCCCTATCTTTACTGGGCACCAGCATTGTCATGGCGGTCTTTGGCTTCAATCTGGAGACTATTACGCTGCTGGCACTAGCCCTCGTCATCGGCATTATTGTTGACGATGCCATTGTTGAAATTGAAAATATCATTCGCCATATTGAGCTGGGGTCTAGCCCGCGTCAGGCGGCGCTGCTGGCTACGCAAGAAATTGGCTTAACGGTTTCAGCATCGACCCTGACGATTGTGGCGGTGTTCCTGCCGGTGGCGTTGATGGGCGGCACCGTAGGGCAGTTCTTCAAACCCTTTGGGCTGACGGTATCAGCAGCGGTACTGACTTCGCTACTGGTGGCGCGCACCCTGTCTCCTGTGCTGGCGGCGTACTGGCTACAGCCTAAAGCGCAGTCGTCAACCGCCTCTGAAATGGCCACTGAAGCTACCTTAGAGGCTGCCGATCAGCGCCTGCCTGATCTGCTGGCTGCGACCGGGGAAACAGTACCCACTTCGCGACTGGAGCGAGGCTACAGCCAGCTCCTGTTTTGGGCGCTGCACCACCGCTGGATCGTAGTCGGGGTGGCGATCGCCAGTTTCGCCGCGGGGATTGCCATTATTCCCTTGATTCCTCAAGGCTTTATTCCCCAGCTAGATCGCGGAGAGTTTTACCTCAACTACACAGCGCCCCTGCCCGAAATTCCCCCAGGAATTGCCCCTGGAGTCGCCGCAGACGCCCCGGCTGATTTGGCTCAAGCGCCCGATCTGGAGACTGCTCAAGCACTCCCGGTTGATCCGAGAGGCCAGATTCTGCAGCAAACCCTAGAAGAAGCAGAACTTCTGGAAGGAACCGTTGTTCAGATTCCTGAGGTGGCCTCCATCTTAACTACTGTGGGCGGGCAGGGCCGCCCCAATGAAGGGCGTCTCTACATCAAGTTGCAAGAGGATCGCGATCGCGATACGGCGGCTGTGCAAGCCCAACTGCGACAGGCGTTGTCTGAGTTAGACGGGGACGTCACCACCAGCGTTGAAGATGTGCAATTTGTGGATACCGGCGGCGAAAAACCCTTGCAGGTTGCCTTGCTAGGAGACGATTTGGTGGCGCTCAAGCAGGCGGTCACTGATATCCAAACTGAGGTGGAAGACTTGTCCGGTTTTGCGGATGTTCTTGTCTCTGGTGCCGATAACAGCGCCGATGAAATTGTCGAAATCACCCGGCAAGGGGGGCAGCGTGTCGCCTATGTCAGCGCTAATTTGAGCCAGGGTAAAGCCCTGGGGGATGCCACTGAACAGGTAGTAGACATTGCTCAAGCCGTGATTCCGCCCGGTATCAGTCTTGATTTAGGGGGCGACTCTGCCCGCATTGGCGAAGTCCTGGGCAGTTTTAGCCGCACCCTGGTCTTGGGGGTGGTTTGCATGCTGGTGGTGCTGATGATTCCCTTTGGGCGGCTGTTGGAACCAGCGGTCGTCGGCCTTTCCCTACCGTTGTCTGTGGTGGGGGCGATGATTGCCCTGCTCATCACCCAGAGCAATTTTGGCATCGTTTCCCTGCTGGGGCTGCTGTTTCTGTTGGGGCTGCTGGATAAAAATGCCCTGTTGCTGATGGACTATGCTAATCAGCTGCGGCGGGCGGGGCTAAAACGGACAGATGCCGTCCTTAAAACTGGCCTAGTGCGGTTGCGTCCCATCTTAATGACAACGGCCTCAACGGTATTGGGCATGGTGCCTATTGCTCTGGGCTTGGGGGCTGGGGCTGAATTACGTCAGCCGATGGCAGTGGCCATCATTGGTGGGTTGCTGACATCGACGCTGTTGAGTCTAGTGGTGGTGCCGGTGCTTTACACCCTTCTGGAAGATAGCTGGCTCCGGTTGACCCGGCGTTCATCTTGA
- a CDS encoding cyclic peptide export ABC transporter — protein MSLIAFLLQSSWRAVAIALATGFISGGCSAGLIALISRTVVQEVLPSGAIAAAFVGLGIIALMTAMISRILLVQFSQAAVFGLQLHLSRQILATELKPLETLGLPRLLVTLTEDIQAIATAAGVVPVLVINIASAAGCMVYISWLSWQVLVLVLLITVVASVSCRWFLVQGRHWLTQAREQQDRLFQHFRSLIEGVKELKLHYLGQQDFLQADLEQTALRVKGYNSRGLSLFAVLDSWGKFIYFFAVGLVLFALPRWMGISPETRFGYVLTFTYVLGPMESLVNKLPFLSKASVALKKIEALGLSLNAPDVGANIPTPAAVWQCLKLQGVTHAYRTDQGENEFTLGPVDLAVHPGELIFIIGGNGSGKSTLAKLLTGLYQPQSGAIWLDDQRITPEMQIWYRQHFSVVFSDFYLFDRLLGFDSSADDVQARAYLEKLQLDHKVSIEHGQFSTTALSQGQRKRLTLLTAYLENRPIYLFDEWAADQDPTFKNIFYTQFLSDLKAQGKTIFVISHDDHYFHLADRLIKLDYGQVEYDHPTPHSAYAP, from the coding sequence ATGAGCCTGATTGCCTTTCTCTTGCAGTCTTCTTGGCGGGCGGTGGCGATCGCCCTGGCAACGGGCTTTATCAGTGGTGGCTGCAGCGCCGGTTTGATTGCTCTGATTAGCCGTACGGTGGTGCAAGAGGTGTTGCCGTCGGGGGCGATCGCTGCAGCCTTTGTCGGGTTAGGGATCATCGCGCTGATGACAGCCATGATCTCCCGCATTCTGCTGGTGCAATTTTCTCAAGCGGCGGTGTTTGGGCTGCAGCTACATCTCAGTCGCCAAATCCTTGCCACCGAGCTTAAACCTTTAGAAACCCTGGGGTTACCCCGTCTGCTGGTGACCCTGACCGAGGATATTCAGGCGATCGCCACTGCTGCCGGGGTTGTCCCAGTGCTCGTCATCAACATCGCCAGCGCCGCCGGATGTATGGTGTACATTTCCTGGTTGTCTTGGCAGGTGCTAGTGTTGGTGCTGCTGATCACGGTGGTGGCTTCGGTGAGCTGCCGCTGGTTTTTGGTGCAGGGGCGACATTGGCTGACCCAAGCCCGTGAGCAGCAAGACCGCCTATTCCAGCACTTTCGTAGCTTGATTGAAGGGGTCAAAGAACTCAAACTGCATTACTTGGGCCAGCAGGACTTCTTGCAGGCCGATTTGGAGCAAACGGCCCTTCGGGTCAAGGGCTACAACAGCCGAGGGCTTAGCCTGTTTGCTGTGCTCGATAGCTGGGGCAAGTTTATTTACTTTTTTGCGGTGGGCCTGGTGCTTTTTGCCTTACCTCGTTGGATGGGGATCAGCCCAGAAACCCGCTTTGGCTATGTGCTGACCTTTACCTACGTGTTGGGGCCGATGGAAAGCCTGGTGAATAAGCTGCCGTTTCTCAGTAAAGCCAGCGTCGCCCTGAAGAAAATTGAAGCCCTCGGCCTCAGCCTGAACGCCCCTGATGTCGGTGCCAACATCCCTACTCCGGCAGCTGTTTGGCAGTGTCTGAAGCTTCAAGGTGTCACCCATGCCTATCGCACTGACCAGGGGGAGAACGAATTTACTCTGGGGCCTGTGGATCTCGCCGTGCATCCGGGGGAGCTGATTTTTATCATCGGTGGCAATGGCAGCGGTAAATCTACGCTCGCTAAGCTGCTCACAGGTCTTTATCAACCCCAGTCAGGCGCGATCTGGCTCGACGACCAGCGGATCACGCCGGAAATGCAGATATGGTATCGTCAGCACTTTTCAGTGGTGTTCTCAGATTTTTACCTGTTTGATCGCTTACTGGGGTTTGATAGCAGCGCCGATGATGTGCAGGCGCGTGCCTATCTCGAAAAGCTACAGCTCGACCACAAGGTCAGCATCGAACATGGCCAGTTTTCGACCACAGCATTGTCTCAAGGTCAGCGTAAACGATTGACCCTGCTCACGGCCTACCTGGAAAATCGTCCCATTTACTTATTTGATGAATGGGCTGCCGATCAAGATCCAACCTTTAAGAACATTTTCTACACGCAGTTTTTGTCAGATCTCAAAGCACAAGGGAAGACAATATTCGTCATTAGCCATGACGATCATTATTTTCATCTGGCTGATCGCCTGATTAAGCTGGACTACGGCCAGGTCGAGTATGACCACCCCACTCCCCACTCAGCCTATGCCCCCTGA
- a CDS encoding DJ-1/PfpI family protein has protein sequence MAAKQILMLVGDFVEDYEVMVPFQALQMVGHTVHAVCPDKKSGETVRTAVHDFEGDQTYSEKPGHNFTLNATFADINLADYHALVIPGGRAPEYIRLNAAVIAAVQHFAQAHKPIAAICHGAQLLAAANVIQGKRCSAYPACGPEVTAAGGHYVEIPVTEAIADNNLITAPAWPAHPRWLAEFLKVLGTQIEHRELAPV, from the coding sequence ATGGCCGCGAAGCAAATCTTGATGCTGGTGGGTGATTTTGTTGAAGATTACGAAGTGATGGTGCCGTTCCAGGCATTGCAGATGGTAGGGCATACCGTTCATGCGGTTTGTCCCGACAAAAAGTCAGGGGAAACGGTGCGCACCGCCGTTCATGATTTTGAGGGGGATCAAACCTATTCAGAAAAACCGGGCCATAATTTCACCCTGAATGCGACGTTTGCCGACATTAACCTAGCTGACTACCATGCACTGGTGATTCCCGGTGGTCGTGCCCCCGAATACATTCGTCTGAATGCAGCAGTGATTGCAGCCGTACAACATTTTGCCCAGGCCCATAAGCCCATTGCCGCCATCTGCCATGGAGCCCAACTCCTGGCTGCGGCCAATGTTATTCAAGGGAAGCGCTGTTCAGCCTACCCCGCCTGTGGGCCAGAAGTCACAGCAGCAGGGGGTCACTATGTTGAGATTCCAGTGACAGAGGCGATCGCAGATAACAACCTGATCACGGCCCCTGCTTGGCCCGCCCATCCTCGCTGGTTAGCTGAGTTTTTGAAGGTCTTAGGGACTCAGATTGAACATCGGGAACTGGCTCCCGTCTAG
- a CDS encoding ABC transporter ATP-binding protein, with protein sequence MTAAVCVQNVHKVYNNVHVVNDLSLMIDPGESFGLLGPNGAGKSTTIRMLTTLTKPSDGHLVVAGYDVQQDPTDVRRQIGVVLQQTSVDGDLSVWENMEFHGLMHHIPNTQRQRRIREWLAFVELIDRRDDKVKTLSGGMKRRLQIARALLHDPKILFLDEPTVGLDPQTRRRLWELIRSLNQQGMTMLLTTHYMEEVECLCDRIGILDQGQLIELGTLDELRRKHGEGIVMQQQGDRWQYTFFPTLIDANHYLDQQPDKTGMMTRPSNLEDIFVELTGRNLD encoded by the coding sequence ATGACAGCGGCAGTTTGCGTTCAGAATGTACACAAGGTTTACAACAATGTTCACGTCGTCAATGACCTCTCTTTGATGATTGACCCTGGGGAGAGTTTTGGGCTCTTGGGGCCAAACGGGGCGGGAAAGTCCACCACAATTCGCATGCTAACCACCCTGACAAAACCTTCCGATGGCCATTTGGTGGTGGCTGGGTACGATGTCCAGCAAGATCCCACAGACGTCCGGCGGCAAATCGGCGTCGTGCTGCAACAAACCAGCGTGGATGGTGACCTTTCTGTTTGGGAGAATATGGAGTTCCACGGACTCATGCACCATATCCCGAACACACAGCGGCAGCGACGCATTCGAGAATGGCTGGCCTTCGTAGAACTGATTGATCGCCGCGATGACAAGGTCAAAACCCTCTCAGGGGGCATGAAACGACGACTCCAGATTGCCCGAGCCCTGCTGCATGATCCCAAAATTCTCTTTCTTGATGAGCCTACCGTTGGGCTTGATCCTCAAACTCGACGGCGTCTGTGGGAGCTGATTCGCAGCCTCAACCAGCAAGGGATGACGATGCTGCTTACAACCCATTACATGGAAGAAGTCGAATGCCTCTGCGACCGTATCGGCATTCTTGACCAGGGTCAGCTGATCGAACTTGGAACGCTAGATGAACTGCGCCGCAAGCACGGAGAGGGGATCGTCATGCAGCAGCAGGGCGATCGCTGGCAATACACTTTCTTTCCTACCCTGATAGATGCTAACCACTACCTCGATCAGCAACCCGATAAAACAGGAATGATGACTCGCCCATCGAATTTAGAAGATATCTTTGTAGAACTTACGGGTCGCAATCTGGACTAG
- the scpB gene encoding SMC-Scp complex subunit ScpB gives MARLASVIEAILYLKGRPLSILRIAEYAGCDRDMAAEGLMELMNEYAHRESALEIVETDEGYCLQLKSGFRHLVDTLIPLDLGVGALRTLAAIALRGPMAQTDLVDLRGSGAYQHVQELAKLGFVRKRRQSDGRSFWLQVTDKFHQHFEIDQLPKIPPKVSQATSENAETVEKTEISELDLSENTPIDRADTATSTEISP, from the coding sequence ATGGCGAGACTGGCAAGCGTAATCGAAGCCATTTTGTACCTCAAGGGACGCCCCTTGAGTATTTTGCGCATTGCAGAATATGCTGGCTGTGATCGCGACATGGCAGCAGAAGGGCTCATGGAGCTGATGAATGAATATGCCCATCGTGAAAGTGCCCTAGAAATTGTTGAAACAGATGAAGGGTACTGTTTGCAGCTAAAATCAGGATTTCGCCATCTTGTCGATACGCTCATTCCCTTAGATCTAGGGGTTGGTGCCTTAAGAACCCTGGCTGCGATCGCCCTCCGTGGCCCTATGGCACAGACGGACTTGGTGGATCTGCGCGGTTCTGGAGCCTATCAGCATGTTCAAGAATTGGCGAAGCTAGGTTTTGTGCGCAAGCGTAGACAATCCGACGGACGCTCGTTTTGGTTACAGGTCACTGACAAATTTCACCAACACTTTGAAATTGACCAGTTGCCTAAAATTCCACCCAAAGTCTCTCAAGCAACTTCAGAGAATGCGGAAACCGTTGAAAAGACGGAGATTTCAGAGTTGGATCTCAGTGAAAATACGCCGATAGACCGTGCAGATACGGCAACCTCTACAGAAATCTCTCCTTAG